A single genomic interval of Euwallacea similis isolate ESF13 chromosome 2, ESF131.1, whole genome shotgun sequence harbors:
- the vir gene encoding protein virilizer: protein MSETVVELLFFDTFAHDSTEEINLDLVQFPKPVYVTEVRIIPLGARVQADFPGGVRLGATNPSQFQIEFFVNDLGKPGASTFETLGSFEYDQNGKINLECTAEVSNRKIPTDGLVLKGLYTTITLAVYGTLTKNLSDQLIQPIVNPTIPSQPNTIADSQQIVLGNTVEPEWPQECVPQQQIADFTSQATTNFQSYGHNPETYTQSQPEYTEYYADTPKDPRSYHHSSEPEWDKSRSRESDRERGSRDVYQEREHNDRRDRRYSQSDSRDRERTSKDYHESSRDRENYDRDHDRGDYRSERDRSDWEDRDRDRQHDRERGRDRRHDDGYRRSARYRDDREDRKRPRSPPTHQSPKQPHSPGISETNKDGSATTQVEPNEETSEKSRRESKEEKPVKKVDEDEPAKDVETPPVEETSLMDVEEFEPILSDEDILDDNDHYQETEYDYTAYTNNDDIVRQFNPGVSQLKKYAPKETILVTDGCIKIEENLKTTIGIVEDYFRSSITKYQLDSFSQLNTEIKEEFVHLCEKFIGTIGDAATILNLIKVYDTLQSSPREENADLSNQTTFIIETICDWARIALNYDMANCQDQPAYKIRHIKCGVRLAELLSNSQDFIEYLHSKNIIIHSELLDLYHRDFMALSIKLMILKALDTYLLHKFSVEQFFMDCGYKIIIEALQKNPLVREKFSLTSILKKLNLYEILSKMHSILSKLTNVSHDVFAEEINLITKSLNQILNYCNSDPFVMSQPKRFLPVASQFEIMRADTQNLLVHYFKIFHLLQCFILLLTCPSTLNLPAIKTPIFEIVSVLLETPEGLEYLSNNAEALNVLLKCLLRTDEEMQYSINENIELHSHNLGLKIAYKIQCLYHVECLLDVGSKAGFDCDSSEVIDELHNMFCLTFNSVGKFAVGEVLGMGDNIMCLLQFSEDRKSLKQSPGIGYIIDLLYIPIVTVSNIKFLEKYLGKIREVVSWGEAKAIEINSYLSPLENLDNLNYDNISPLLNTIENHIEGVISNPGPSVTSLRILQHLGISNHDNKNSENPLYNYTELKYKHVILQLYSLDTVTVFVKLLQKLCNHFEQPGVHSSIFVSNQGIVLVNLIHPLLLLLKKMQGYVIQCRNTQFKDLTAVPILLRTYNLLNSFPSSSSASALAQKCRIIIIETLMVYTQPVADEMHEKDSLNKTLWSQMVGEVIKFITTAPCTFVSGLLILSELLPLPLPVHTRDDLSKEEISWTINLRKLWSAHLHPHSGIIQDTVNKLCISTQPQLLNLLRRICVQISDLAANSALMIARGFLDTVYNALMANEQKPCTSHIARLLNFLACLVTHSTVKCAILHMIQSNSNVTGKTDEKYSSLIPAFSQILKLNDLLTSHIQSQECILSIIQSFCDAELSLLQAPLDGTSKLSSETYLANALPLKEHLQTFIGVILDHLGSENSFVTYLPIVRTLLLLTEHDYGFYHLRESLLKKEKLFLTMLNQLSRKFAKTSPELLSTLNTLIEFLRVCLTTEESDGNLLYSPRSITMSVEEVKGLVGWKPEEQDQHPFKLLEDTLKSETEEDNRFESILEGLTLFLKQLKGIDRVGAPKLPQEVVLPVPEVLLTQYSCRIVFSSSDACDERLTDRYWLVIPNEEGEVELETVQCDLFEICRQLPPEFNLIKEVEKLCRISRTDPSNLDKAIKHDEEQRSKSRKPFITPMRPRGFPRSAPQRPDLFRSRPPNTSRPPSLHVDDFVALETCGAQPTGPTGYNKLSREILASTRMARGARGRAFVTSERSMQYNRQILWWGAAMGRSPYF, encoded by the exons ATGTCTGAGACTGTAGTAGAGCTCCTCTTCTTCGATACATTTGCCCATGATAGCACTGAA GAAATCAACTTAGATTTGGTCCAATTCCCTAAGCCGGTGTACGTAACTGAGGTCCGCATTATCCCTCTGGGGGCGAGAGTGCAAGCAGATTTTCCAGGGGGAGTGCGATTAGGTGCCACAAACCCCAGTCAGTTTCAAATTGAATTCTTTGTTAATGACTTAGGAAAGCCTGGGGCTAGTACATTTGAAACTTTGGGTTCATTTGAGTATGATCAGAATGGCAAAATTAATTTGGAGTGTACTGCTGAAGTATCCAATAGAAAGATTCCTACTGATGGCTTGGTATTAAAGG GGCTCTATACAACAATCACTTTAGCTGTTTATGGGACATTAACTAAGAATCTGTCTGACCAATTAATTCAACCTATAGTAAACCCCACAATTCCTAGCCAGCCAAATACAATTGCTGATTCACAGCAAATTGTTCTAGGTAACACTGTAGAGCCAGAATGGCCACAGGAATGTGTACCACAGCAGCAAATAG CTGATTTTACCAGTCAGGCAACCACAAATTTCCAATCATATGGGCACAATCCTGAAACTTACACACAGTCCCAGCCggaatatacagagtattatGCTGATACTCCTAAGGATCCTAGAAGCTATCATCACAGCTCAGAACCAGAATGGGATAAGTCAAGAAGCAGGGAGAGTGATAGAGAGAGAGGCAGCAGGGATGTGTATCAA GAAAGGGAACATAATGACAGGCGAGATAGGAGGTATTCTCAATCAGATAGTCGAGATAGAGAGAGAACTTCTAAAGATTATCATGAGAGCAGCAGAGATAGAGAAAATTATGATAGAGACCATGATAGAGGAGATTACAG GAGCGAGAGGGATAGGAGTGACTGGGAAGACAGGGACAGGGATAGGCAGCATGACAGGGAAAGGGGGAGGGATAGAAGACATGATGATGGTTATAGGAGATCTGCAAG ATATCGGGATGATCGTGAGGACCGAAAACGCCCAAGATCACCACCAACACATCAAAGCCCTAAACAACCACATTCTCCTGGAATTTCTGAAACCAATAAAGATGGTTCTGCCACTACTCAGGTGGAACCGAATGAGGAAACTTCTGAAAAATCCCGGAGAGAATCTAAGGAAGAAAAGCCAGTAAAGAAAGTTGATGAAGATGAGCCAGCAAAAGAT GTTGAAACCCCTCCAGTTGAAGAAACATCTCTGATGGATGTAGAGGAGTTTGAGCCGATTTTAAGTGATGAAGACATATTGGATGACAATGATCATTACCAAGAAACTGAGTATGACTATACTGCCTATACTAATAATGATGATATAGTGCGGCAGTTTAATCCAG GTGTGAGTCAGTTAAAGAAATATGCTCCAAAAGAGACCATTTTGGTCACAGATGGTTGTAtcaaaatagaagaaaatcttAAAACCACCATTGGCATTGTTGAAGATTATTTCAGGTCCAGCATAACCAAATATCAGTTAGATAGCTTTAGTCAACTTAACACAGAGATAAAAGAAGAATTTGTGCATTTGTGTGAAAAGTTTATTGGAAca atcgGAGATGCAGCAacaattcttaatttaattaaagtctATGACACATTACAATCATCTCCACGGGAAGAAAATGCAGATCTGTCCAATCAAACCACATTTATCATTGAAACTATTTGCGATTGGGCTCGGATAGCTTTAAATTATGACATGGCAAACTGCCAGGACCAACCTGCATATAAAATACGCCACATTAAGTGCGGAGTCAG ACTTGCAGAACTGCTGAGTAACAGCCAGGACTTCATTGAATATCTTCACagcaaaaatatcattattcaCAGTGAATTACTCGATTTATACCATCGAGATTTCATGGCCCTTTCCATCAAATTGATGATCCTCAAAGCCTTGGATACATACCTTCTTCATAAGTTCTCAGTAGAGCAATTTTTCATGGATTGCGGGTATAAAATCATTATTGAGGCTCTTCAGAAAAATCCTTTGGTACGCGAGAAGTTCTCGTTAACCtcgattttaaagaaactCAATTTGTATGAGATTCTCTCCAAAATGCACAGCATTTTAAGCAAACTCACTAATGTGTCTCATGATGTGTTCGCTGAAGAAATTAACCTAATAACTAAATCTCTGAATCAAATTCTCAATTACTGCAATAGCGATCCTTTTGTCATGTCTCAGCCCAAGAGATTTCTACCCGTAGCTTCCCAGTTTGAAATAATGCGCGCAGACACTCAAAACCTCCTAGTAcattactttaaaatattccacCTCTTGCAGTGCTTTATTCTGTTATTGACTTGTCCCAGCACTTTAAATCTACCCGCAATAAAAACCCCAATTTTCGAAATTGTCTCTGTTCTCTTGGAAACTCCTGAGGGTTTGGAGTATCTCTCAAACAATGCTGAAGCTCTTAATGTGCTCTTGAAGTGTCTCTTGAGAACAGATGAGGAGATGCAGTATAGCATCAATGAAAACATTGAGTTGCATTCGCACAATTTAGGCCTGAAAATTGCCTATAAAATCCAATGTTTGTATCACGTGGAGTGTTTATTGGACGTGGGATCTAAGGCTGGTTTTGATTGCGATTCTAGTGAGGTGATAGACGAGTTGCACAATATGTTTTGTCTGACGTTTAATTCAGTCGGAAAGTTTGCGGTTGGAGAAGTGTTGGGAATGGGGGACAATATCATGTGTTTGCTGCAATTTTCTGAGGATCGTAAATCGTTGAAACAGTCACCAGGAATTGGCTATATCATCGATCTCCTTTATATCCCCATAGTCACAGTTTCCAACATTAAATTCCTGGAGAAGTATTTAGGAAAAATCCGGGAAGTGGTGAGTTGGGGTGAAGCCAAAGCAATCGAAATAAACTCCTACTTGTCTCCACTGGAAAACCTTGACAATCTCAATTACGACAACATCTCCCCTCTACTCAACACAATAGAAAACCACATTGAGGGGGTAATTTCAAACCCCGGTCCCTCGGTGACAAGCCTAAGAATTCTTCAGCATTTGGGAATTTCAAATCACGACAACAAAAATTCGGAAAATCCGTTGTACAATTACACGGAACTGAAATACAAGCACGTAATCTTGCAGCTGTATTCACTAGACACAGTCACAGTTTTCGTAAAATTACTGCAAAAGCTTTGCAACCACTTTGAGCAGCCTGGAGTGCACAGCTCGATTTTCGTCTCTAATCAGGGAATCGTTTTGGTTAACCTTATCCATCCCCTACTGCTGCTACTCAAGAAAATGCAGGGCTATGTGATTCAGTGCAGAAACACGCAATTTAAAGACTTGACTGCAGTTCCAATCTTGCTGAGGACGTATAATTTGCTCAATAGTTTCCCCTCGAGTTCCAGCGCTAGTGCTTTAGCCCAAAAGTGTcggataattattattgaaactttGATGGTCTACACTCAACCAGTAGCGGATGAAATGCATGAGAAGGACTCTCTGAACAAGACTTTATGGTCTCAAATGGTAGGGGAAGTCATCAAGTTCATCACAACAGCTCCATGCACTTTTGTGTCGGGACTTTTAATTCTCTCCGAATTACTGCCTCTGCCCTTGCCGGTGCATACCAGAGATGATCTTTCTAAAGAGGAAATTTCATGGACTATTAACTTGAGGAAACTGTGGTCTGCCCATTTACACCCGCACAGCGGTATTATTCAAGACACAGTGAACAAACTGTGTATCTCTACTCAGCCTCAGTTGTTAAATTTACTGAGAAGAATTTGTGTGCAAATTTCCGACTTGGCGGCCAACTCTGCATTAATGATTGCTCGCGGTTTTTTGGACACTGTGTATAACGCATTAATGGCCAACGAACAAAAACCCTGTACGAGCCACATCGCCAGGTTGTTGAATTTCTTAGCCTGTCTGGTGACGCACAGCACCGTTAAATGTGCAATTCTCCATATGATTCAGTCCAATTCTAATGTGACTGGAAAAACCGATGAAAAGTATTCCAGTTTAATACCGGCATTCTCGCAAATTTTGAAGCTAAATGATCTTCTTACCAGCCACATTCAATCGCAGGAGTGTATCTTGAGTATAATACAAAGTTTTTGTGATGCGGAATTGAGCCTGCTTCAAGCCCCATTAGATGGTACTTCAAAATTGTCTTCAGAAACTTATCTAGCGAATGCTTTACCTTTAAAAGAGCACTTGCAGACATTTATCGGCGTGATCCTCGACCATTTAGGTTCTGAAAACTCATTTGTGACATATTTGCCCATAGTGCGTACTTTGCTGCTTCTCACAGAGCATGATTATGGCTTTTATCACCTAAGGGAAAGTTTgctgaaaaaggaaaaactgtTCTTGACGATGCTCAATCAATTGTCCAGAAAGTTCGCCAAGACCAGTCCCGAGTTGTTATCCACGTTAAACACCTTAATAGAGTTTTTGAGGGTATGTTTAACAACCGAAGAGAGCGACGGAAATCTTTTGTACTCTCCCAGATCTATTACTATGAGCGTTGAGGAAGTGAAAGGTCTGGTTGGCTGGAAGCCTGAGGAGCAGGATCAGCACCCCTTCAAGTTGCTTGAAGATACCTTAAAG AGCGAGACTGAAGAGGACAACAGATTTGAGTCGATTTTGGAAGGTCTGACGTTGTTTCTGAAGCAGCTGAAGGGCATTGATAGAGTGGGCGCTCCAAAACTTCCTCAAGAAGTGGTTTTACCTGTTCCGGAAGTGCTGCTAACACAGTATTCTTGCAGGATAGTTTTTAG CTCATCAGATGCCTGTGATGAGAGGCTTACAGATCGATATTGGCTGGTAATTCCTAATGAGGAGGGAGAGGTGGAATTGGAAACG GTCCAGTGCGATCTCTTCGAGATTTGTCGTCAGCTGCCACCAGAATTCAATTTAATCAAGGAAGTGGAGAAATTGTGTCGCATTTCCAGAACTGATCCTTCCAATTTGGATAAAGCGATCAAACACGACGAGGAACAACGCAGCAAATCGAGAAAACCATTTA TTACCCCAATGCGCCCCCGAGGATTCCCAAGATCAGCCCCTCAAAGGCCAGATTTGTTTCGATCAAGACCCCCTAACACCTCTAGGCCTCCCTCATTGCATGTGGATGATTTTGTAGCTTTGGAGACCTGTGGAGCTCAACCTACAGGACCGACTG gttACAATAAATTGAGCAGGGAGATTCTGGCTTCCACGAGAATGGCGAGAGGAGCACGAGGAAGGGCTTTTGTTACCTCTGAAAGGAGCATGCAGTATAACAGACAGAT ATTGTGGTGGGGAGCTGCCATGGGGAGAAGtccttatttttaa
- the CHOp24 gene encoding transmembrane emp24 domain-containing protein 2: MFKNSINMPYLPLLSGLFILFISQVQAYIVTVDAHAEECFFEKVEAGTKLGLSFQIAEGGFLDIDVRILGPDAKVIYEEERQTSGKYSFAAHFPGIYTFCFSNKMSTMTPKVVMFDVSVGEPPKQVAQEEGQSANKLEEMIKELSSSLTGVKQEQEYMQVRDRIHRAINESTNSRVVAWSFFEAVILVSMTVAQVWYLKRFFEVRRVV, from the exons atgtttaaaaattccataaatatGCCCTATTTACCTTTATTATCCGGCTTatttatcttatttatatcacaAGTTCAAGCCTATATCGTTACAGTAGACGCTCATGCTGAAGAATGTTTCTTTGAAAAAGTGGAAGCTGGCACCAAACTTG GTCTAAGCTTTCAAATAGCCGAAGGGGGTTTCCTGGACATTGACGTCAGAATTCTTGGCCCTGATGCTAAGGTCATATACGAAGAAGAGCGCCAGACCTCTGGAAAATACTCATTCGCCGCCCACTTCCCCGGAATCTACACTTTCTGCTTCTCAAACAAAATGTCAACTATGACTCCAAAAGTGGTCATGTTTGATGTTTCTGTGGGTGAGCCCCCGAAACAAGTAGCTCAAGAAGAGGGCCAATCAGCCAATAAGCTTGAGGAGATGATTAAAGAGTTGTCAt CATCTCTAACTGGAGTAAAACAAGAACAAGAGTATATGCAAGTTAGAGATAGGATTCATAGAGCGATAAACGAGAGCACCAATTCCCGGGTAGTGGCCTGGTCTTTCTTTGAGGCAGTTATTTTGGTGTCAATGACGGTTGCACAAGTTTGGTACTTAAAAAGGTTCTTTGAAGTAAGGCGGGTTGTGTGA
- the LOC136419240 gene encoding WSCD family member CG9164, with product MPVLSRFKFCLFALLIVSYIVGVVVLSAFSLHGLKKANIPLGSKNKAVSFQRPQIPRRLKTNYDYSSGALRPVLKRSRIQWCSDLKFVPSEEDLGPQKPVALVSFPGSGNTWLRYLLQQATGYYTGSVYKDYGLLKNGFPAESIVNSSVLAVKTHEWGNNARSMFSKAVLLVRAPDKAIHAEFNRQSGGHIGFASPDRYRRSNGKYWKQFVTDNLRGWQQLSMDWLHNFTGPLHVIFYEQLVANTEYTLKSVIHFLGVYVPAKKFDCAIERKEGIYRRKKRLLRFDPFNSEMKERIKEVQEKVYSAIYKIASPEGKR from the exons ATGCCAGTCCTTAGCAGATTCAAATTTTGCCTGTTTGCCCTCCTAATCGTAAGCTATATCGTGGGAGTGGTGGTGCTTTCTGCATTCTCCTTACATGGGCTCAAGAAGGCTAACATCCCCTTAGGTTCTAAG AACAAAGCCGTGAGCTTCCAAAGGCCCCAAATACCGAGAAGACTGAAAACCAACTACGACTACAGCTCTGGGGCTCTGAGGCCCGTGTTGAAGAGATCCCGAATTCAGTGGTGTTCTGACTTGAAATTTGTGCCCTCAGAGGAAGATTTGGGGCCTCAAAAACCGGTGGCTCTGGTCAGCTTTCCGGGCAGCGGGAACACTTGGCTGAGGTACCTGCTTCAGCAAGCTACGGGGTATTACACAGGGTCAGTGTACAAGGACTATGGACTATTGAAAAACGGTTTTCCCGCTGAGAGTATTGTGAATTCTTCAGTGCTGGCTGTGAAAACTCATGAGTGGGGCAACAACGCTAGGAGCATGTTTTCAAAGGCGGTTTTGCTGGTGCGAGCCCCAGATAAGGCTATTCATGCCGAGTTCAATAGGCAAAGTGGTGGCCACATTGGATTCGCTTCTCCTGACAGATATAGAAGATCTAACGGGAAAT aCTGGAAGCAGTTCGTGACGGATAACCTCCGAGGATGGCAACAGCTGAGCATGGACTGGTTGCACAATTTCACAGGCCCTTTACACGTAATCTTCTATGAGCAGTTGGTAGCCAACACTGAATATACTCTCAAATCTGTGATACATTTCCTAGGCGTTTACGTGCCTGCCAAGAAGTTCGATTGCGCCATTGAGCGCAAAGAGGGCATTTACAG AAGAAAGAAGAGATTGCTGCGTTTTGACCCTTTTAATAGTGAGATGAAAGAGAGGATCAAGGAGGTGCAGGAGAAGGTTTATAGTGCCATTTACAAAATTGCCTCCCCCGAGGGGAAGAGGTGA
- the LOC136419199 gene encoding uncharacterized protein CG3556 isoform X1 translates to MVYSWIMGLSLVAFGCTQNLELQTSLNLDYRDTTESPRIATPVTEIVSDKTSEKLIANSFRNALNFLISQRESDWGWRNDTPKVLTALKLMQSYGDLLKGLLPSALELQLSSKQMEVEIVIMLWRHHEVPISPVQLAEYCLSLSALCYDPRQFHGHDLIGTLQHHEAPMDLDFAYSTLAACTARAHVRKKQIRRLLDIANTAKDHNIDTVAMTILALRCIVMDHRHRNLQHSLRRPSIGLARQQQPDGGFGNLYNTALVMQALDDLTELKSYWNKTAARSYLESRQDPDGAYTDAGLTSDVLLALIDKGLGEIRLLECGRHDADYENNVEIEGLTKSLSSHGNDSEIRNVTITYTLWIGSNVTENFTISITAPRNTSFYSVMQIAMEIDSHFTFEATEWPNGHYVHSLAGYKEEPMGYNYWLLYRLPEIPDPSVPPANQLVAPVGVDDLLIEEGDHYLFWYKKL, encoded by the exons ATGGTATACTCATGGATTATGGGGCTCTCCCTGGTGGCCTTTGGCTGTACACAAAACTTGGAACTCCAAACATCCCTTAACCTTGATTATAGAG ATACCACAGAGTCACCCAGAATTGCCACCCCTGTAACCGAGATAGTTTCCGATAAGACCAGCGAAAAGCTCATTGCTAACAGCTTTAGAAACGCTCTAAATTTTCTCATATCTCAAAG AGAGAGTGATTGGGGTTGGCGCAATGATACCCCAAAGGTCCTAACAGCGTTGAAACTTATGCAATCATACGGAGACCTTTTGAAAGGGTTGTTGCCAAGTGCCTTGGAATTACAGCTATCAAGCAAGCAGATGGAAGTTGAAATTGTAATCATGTTGTGGAG ACATCATGAAGTCCCAATTTCTCCAGTGCAACTGGCTGAATACTGCCTCTCATTGAGCGCCCTTTGCTACGACCCCAGACAATTCCATGGGCATGATTTAATTGGGACTTTGCAGCACCATGAAGCTCCAATGGATCTTG ATTTCGCCTACTCTACGTTAGCAGCCTGCACTGCCAGGGCACACGTCCGGAAAAAGCAAATCCGAAGATTGCTGGACATTGCCAACACAGCCAAAGACCACAACATCG ATACAGTCGCCATGACCATTTTGGCCTTAAGGTGCATCGTAATGGACCATCGCCACAGGAATCTGCAGCACTCCCTCAGGAGGCCCAGCATTGGATTGGCCAGACAACAGCAACCCGATGGAGGATTCGGGAATTTATATAATACGGCCTTGGTCATGCAG GCTTTAGATGACTTAACAGAGCTAAAATCGTATTGGAACAAAACGGCTGCCAGATCCTATTTGGAGTCCCGGCAAGACCCTGATGGGGCATATACAGACGCGGGGCTCACCTCTGATGTGCTCTTAGCCCTTATCGACAAGGGGCTAGGGGAAATTCGGCTTTTGGAGTGTGGAAGACATGATGCAGACTACGAAAACAATG TGGAAATTGAGGGCCTGACCAAATCTCTATCATCTCACGGCAACGACAGCGAAATCAGGAATGTTACAATTACCTACACGCTCTGGATTGGGTCGAATGTTACCGAAAATTTCACCATTTCCATTACGGCGCCTAGGAATACTTCATTTTATTCTGTCATGCAG ATTGCTATGGAAATCGATTCTCATTTTACATTTGAGGCTACAGAATGGCCCAACGGTCATTACGTACATTCTTTAGCTGGATACAAGGAAGAACCCATGGGGTACAATTATTGGTTATTGTATAGATTGCCCGAAATTCCAGACCCATCAGTACCTCCTGCCAATCAGTTGGTAGCTCCTGTGG GGGTGGATGATTTGCTAATAGAAGAGGGAGATCATTATCTGTTCTGGTATaagaaattgtaa
- the LOC136419199 gene encoding uncharacterized protein CG3556 isoform X2, giving the protein MVYSWIMGLSLVAFGCTQNLELQTSLNLDYRDTTESPRIATPVTEIVSDKTSEKLIANSFRNALNFLISQRESDWGWRNDTPKVLTALKLMQSYGDLLKGLLPSALELQLSSKQMEVEIVIMLWRHHEVPISPVQLAEYCLSLSALCYDPRQFHGHDLIGTLQHHEAPMDLDFAYSTLAACTARAHVRKKQIRRLLDIANTAKDHNIVAMTILALRCIVMDHRHRNLQHSLRRPSIGLARQQQPDGGFGNLYNTALVMQALDDLTELKSYWNKTAARSYLESRQDPDGAYTDAGLTSDVLLALIDKGLGEIRLLECGRHDADYENNVEIEGLTKSLSSHGNDSEIRNVTITYTLWIGSNVTENFTISITAPRNTSFYSVMQIAMEIDSHFTFEATEWPNGHYVHSLAGYKEEPMGYNYWLLYRLPEIPDPSVPPANQLVAPVGVDDLLIEEGDHYLFWYKKL; this is encoded by the exons ATGGTATACTCATGGATTATGGGGCTCTCCCTGGTGGCCTTTGGCTGTACACAAAACTTGGAACTCCAAACATCCCTTAACCTTGATTATAGAG ATACCACAGAGTCACCCAGAATTGCCACCCCTGTAACCGAGATAGTTTCCGATAAGACCAGCGAAAAGCTCATTGCTAACAGCTTTAGAAACGCTCTAAATTTTCTCATATCTCAAAG AGAGAGTGATTGGGGTTGGCGCAATGATACCCCAAAGGTCCTAACAGCGTTGAAACTTATGCAATCATACGGAGACCTTTTGAAAGGGTTGTTGCCAAGTGCCTTGGAATTACAGCTATCAAGCAAGCAGATGGAAGTTGAAATTGTAATCATGTTGTGGAG ACATCATGAAGTCCCAATTTCTCCAGTGCAACTGGCTGAATACTGCCTCTCATTGAGCGCCCTTTGCTACGACCCCAGACAATTCCATGGGCATGATTTAATTGGGACTTTGCAGCACCATGAAGCTCCAATGGATCTTG ATTTCGCCTACTCTACGTTAGCAGCCTGCACTGCCAGGGCACACGTCCGGAAAAAGCAAATCCGAAGATTGCTGGACATTGCCAACACAGCCAAAGACCACAACATCG TCGCCATGACCATTTTGGCCTTAAGGTGCATCGTAATGGACCATCGCCACAGGAATCTGCAGCACTCCCTCAGGAGGCCCAGCATTGGATTGGCCAGACAACAGCAACCCGATGGAGGATTCGGGAATTTATATAATACGGCCTTGGTCATGCAG GCTTTAGATGACTTAACAGAGCTAAAATCGTATTGGAACAAAACGGCTGCCAGATCCTATTTGGAGTCCCGGCAAGACCCTGATGGGGCATATACAGACGCGGGGCTCACCTCTGATGTGCTCTTAGCCCTTATCGACAAGGGGCTAGGGGAAATTCGGCTTTTGGAGTGTGGAAGACATGATGCAGACTACGAAAACAATG TGGAAATTGAGGGCCTGACCAAATCTCTATCATCTCACGGCAACGACAGCGAAATCAGGAATGTTACAATTACCTACACGCTCTGGATTGGGTCGAATGTTACCGAAAATTTCACCATTTCCATTACGGCGCCTAGGAATACTTCATTTTATTCTGTCATGCAG ATTGCTATGGAAATCGATTCTCATTTTACATTTGAGGCTACAGAATGGCCCAACGGTCATTACGTACATTCTTTAGCTGGATACAAGGAAGAACCCATGGGGTACAATTATTGGTTATTGTATAGATTGCCCGAAATTCCAGACCCATCAGTACCTCCTGCCAATCAGTTGGTAGCTCCTGTGG GGGTGGATGATTTGCTAATAGAAGAGGGAGATCATTATCTGTTCTGGTATaagaaattgtaa